In a genomic window of Leucoraja erinacea ecotype New England chromosome 8, Leri_hhj_1, whole genome shotgun sequence:
- the mrpl57 gene encoding ribosomal protein 63, mitochondrial has protein sequence MFLTAFLLRKGIPGKQWIGKYRRPRNITWQMKRGVIRRLVIEKETEYWLSRPWMTIEQERGHAASRRAEQWEAFKAAKAATFPAPKYIEDHLNHLNVTKKWGN, from the coding sequence ATGTTTCTTACTGCATTTTTGCTTCGAAAAGGAATTCCGGGCAAACAATGGATAGGGAAATACAGACGTCCAAGAAATATTACGTGGCAAATGAAACGTGGTGTCATTCGGAGGCTGGTGATTGAAAAGGAGACCGAATACTGGCTCAGCCGCCCCTGGATGACCATTGAACAAGAAAGAGGGCATGCAGCATCACGCAGAGCTGAACAGTGGGAAGCCTTCAAAGCTGCTAAAGCTGCAACGTTTCCTGCACCAAAATACATTGAAGACCATCTAAACCACCTAAATGTAACCAAAAAATGGGGAAATTGA